The proteins below are encoded in one region of Drosophila santomea strain STO CAGO 1482 chromosome 2R, Prin_Dsan_1.1, whole genome shotgun sequence:
- the LOC120446755 gene encoding uncharacterized protein LOC120446755 has translation MSGFKSIFLLGILAVFLIPRDTEAQATLNESWGKLAKCTQVGIETLTTLADGVIPTVYELKQCSGYVSLEPPNVTHRKVTWYLKITYEFFKKLVFDEPRCLHSLLNKLAVTIKPYAEQISALGCLDEEDYII, from the exons ATGAGCGGGTTCAAGTCCATATTTCTGCTCGGTATTTTGGCT GTATTCCTTATCCCACGGGACACTGAGGCACAGGCCACTTTAAATGAAAGCTGGGGAAAGCTGGCCAAATGTACTCAGGTGGGCATCGAAACACTGACCACCCTGGCCGACGGAGTTATCCCCACCGTATATGAGTTGAAACAGTGCTCCGGATACGTGTCTTTGGAGCCGCCAAACGTCACACATAGAAAGGTCACCTGGTACCTGAAGATAACCTATGAATTCTTCAAGAAACTGGTCTTTGACGAACCCAGATGTCTACACAGTCTTCTCAACAAGTTGGCTGTTACCATTAAACCATATGCGGAGCAGATATCGGCACTAGGTTGCTTGGACGAAGAAGATTATATCATTTAA
- the LOC120446756 gene encoding uncharacterized protein LOC120446756 — MRYHHVLYIALSLLLLGSLLPNEVESFKVDLNKIADCAESGLKAITTLALRAIPCVKKMAVCTDFKPMKTKDLDITALALMAYQFLQRIVNNQNCLLTALKESYDAVSPHMNKLISAKCVSFS, encoded by the exons ATGAGGTACCATCACGTTCTATACATCGCCTTAAGCTTGCTT ctgcttggaTCCTTGCTGCCAAACGAAGTGGAGTCCTTCAAAGTAGATCTTAATAAGATTGCGGACTGCGCAGAATCAGGATTGAAAGCAATCACCACGTTGGCCTTGAGGGCGATACCATGTGTGAAAAAAATGGCAGTGTGTACTGACTTTAAGCCCATGAAGACTAAGGACCTTGACATTACCGCACTGGCCCTGATGGCCTATCAATTTCTGCAAAGGATTGTTAACAACCAGAATTGTCTCCTGACCGCCTTGAAAGAATCCTACGACGCTGTGTCGCCACACATGAACAAGCTTATTAGTGCGAAGTGCGTTTCATTTTCATAA
- the LOC120446753 gene encoding accessory gland protein Acp53Ea, producing the protein MKPRGSESLFFSRLVESTQIRVPMKLMKVTLVFGLLALVYVGQTEAQSPIWENWLSCSKIGAKAVASLLRETIPTVRTLLNCVDFDPPANIGNGYLAKLKLYYELLKRGAFEKSQCLLSPLKHSVRLLKPYVKSLETNNCLGQ; encoded by the exons ATGAAACCCAGGGGCTCCGAAAGTTTGTTCTTTAGCCGTTTAGTGGAAAGCACACAGATAAGGGTTCCAATGAAACTGATGAAGGTTACACTAGTTTTTGGCTTACTGGCT CTCGTATATGTGGGCCAAACCGAGGCGCAAAGTCCCATTTGGGAGAATTGGCTGTCATGCAGCAAAATCGGTGCTAAAGCGGTTGCCAGTCTACTGAGAGAAACAATCCCAACTGTTCGCACTCTACTGAACTGTGTTGACTTTGACCCACCCGCCAATATTGGAAATGGTTACCTTGCCAAACTTAAGTTATACTATGAGCTTCTGAAGCGAGGTGCGTTTGAAAAGTCCCAGTGCTTGCTTTCACCACTAAAGCATTCCGTGAGACTACTGAAGCCTTATGTAAAATCGCTGGAGACCAACAATTGCTTGGGtcaatga
- the LOC120446750 gene encoding uncharacterized protein LOC120446750, which translates to MFDSKIKVPKYDSDAFDNVEYELQMTYTLETDRRIMSFYDAMWGMEVTGGIDQFEPLTIVNVSPSGLAKRGGMRVGDEITQINNTPALEMTFNEALQMFRQNSRYVRVYVMGDDDAPGEEDWTCDCWFKPRKPWRRDFTPIQWTFPWNDRRKPVYKESNCFMVPSKMEEKIRARRAATSAVHKKDELAPHTRSLTPTPRPKNQPGPNLLETVLRPRGPPPRD; encoded by the exons ATGTTCGACTCAAAGATTAAGGTGCCCAAGTACGACTCGGATGCATTCGACAATGTCGAGTACGAGCTGCAGATGACGTACACCCTGGAGACGGATCGCCGGATCATGAGCTTCTACGACGCCATGTGGGGCATGGAGGTCACTGGCGGCATTGACCAGTTCGAGCCGCTGACCATTGTGAATGTGTCGCCCTCTGGTCTGGCAAAGAGAGGAGGAATGCGAGTGGGCGACGAGATCACCCAGATCAATAATACGCCGGCCCTGGAGATGACCTTCAATGAGGCTCTTCAAATGTTCCGACAGAACTCGCGATACGTTCGCGTTTACGTGATGGG CGATGACGACGCACCTGGTGAGGAGGACTGGACCTGCGATTGCTGGTTTAAGCCCAGAAAGCCTTGGCGTCGTGACTTCACACCCATTCAGTGGACGTTCCCCTGGAACGATCGTCGCAAGCCCGTCTACAAGGAGTCCAACTGCTTCATGGTGCCAAGCAAAATGGAGGAGAAGATTCGGGCGCGACGTGCGGCCACCTCAGCTGTTCACAAGAAGGATGAACTGGCTCCACACACCCGCTCCCTGACGCCCACTCCCAGGCCGAAGAATCAACCAGGTCCGAATCTTCTCGAGACAGTACTCAGGCCCCGTGGACCTCCGCCAAGGGATTAG
- the LOC120446754 gene encoding accessory gland protein Acp53Ea: MAHKVGSKAAGKRAPMHLIKIAFILSFLALSQKSQVQAAISSELDHHLRCLEVVTDAGALMIENSITAIKLLSECVGYQPKIKLNGSVLRFIRLAHQFAKKAIYDRPECLVQTFTTGVGLIRPIIAKFDSLRCFDD, translated from the exons ATGGCCCACAAAGTTGGATCAAAAGCTGCCGGAAAAAGAGCCCCAATGCATTTGATTAAGATTGCCTTCATACTGAGCTTTTTGGCT CTATCCCAAAAGTCGCAAGTTCAAGCAGCAATCAGTTCGGAACTCGATCACCATCTGCGGTGTTTGGAAGTGGTGACTGATGCCGGTGCCCTGATGATCGAGAACTCCATAACGGCCATAAAGCTCCTATCCGAATGCGTTGGTTATCAGCCGAAAATCAAACTAAATGGTAGTGTTCTAAGATTTATCAGGTTGGCCCATCAATTCGCCAAGAAGGCGATATACGATCGACCGGAATGCCTTGTCCAAACCTTTACCACCGGTGTCGGACTGATCAGACCGATTATAGCCAAGTTTGACAGCCTGAGGTGCTTTGATGATTAA
- the LOC120446751 gene encoding uncharacterized protein LOC120446751 produces MMACQKVYFVVQLIGLVLHELKAEETTEAPITWPDDVDEGTSESELTWPNELPVTETNAMTYRTARTLDHMDALRDDEEFMEKPHRKRFNEFDSREMTYRISNPIGEEIALKRKPLPEEQYIKQPFSFGCCHNSTNVRCAGVCPETCEYRSKYCVPLCGPPCRCRRGYVYNIPRSACTLRSDCPKGIVQSKNGIYRVFL; encoded by the coding sequence ATGATGGCATGTCAGAAGGTTTATTTTGTCGTACAGCTAATCGGACTTGTCCTACATGAACTGAAGGCAGAAGAAACTACAGAGGCCCCGATTACCTGGCCGGATGACGTTGACGAGGGCACCTCGGAATCTGAGTTAACATGGCCCAATGAACTTCCAGTAACGGAAACTAATGCCATGACTTATCGCACCGCTCGAACCTTGGATCATATGGATGCTTTAAGAGACGATGAGGAGTTCATGGAAAAACCGCATAGAAAGCGTTTTAACGAATTTGATAGCCGTGAGATGACATATCGCATCTCTAATCCAATAGGTGAAGAAATTGCCCTCAAGCGAAAGCCGCTCCCTGAGGAGCAGTATATCAAGCAGCCCTTCTCATTCGGCTGCTGTCACAACTCCACAAATGTGAGATGCGCTGGCGTTTGTCCGGAGACCTGTGAGTACCGCTCCAAGTACTGCGTACCGCTTTGCGGACCACCCTGCCGCTGTAGACGCGGCTATGTCTACAATATTCCGCGAAGCGCCTGCACCCTGCGCTCCGACTGTCCCAAGGGTATCGTTCAGAGTAAGAACGGGATATACAGGGTATTTTTGTGA
- the LOC120446757 gene encoding uncharacterized protein LOC120446757, whose product MVWFKSLCLLLLPALLMISVTSTDDEDHILDHDVDPDPGRMKYIWNPFLGFCGENASIMRCAGVCPETCAFKSLKCPKFCGVNCVCKPNYVYDEKLQLCILKSDCPQDVKQQVVESHRVFQ is encoded by the coding sequence ATGGTTTGGTTTAAATCACtctgcttgctgctgctgccggccCTACTGATGATTTCGGTCACGTCAACTGACGACGAGGATCATATCCTAGACCATGATGTGGACCCGGATCCGGGACGCATGAAGTACATATGGAATCCGTTTCTGGGATTTTGCGGCGAAAATGCCAGCATTATGAGGTGCGCTGGAGTCTGCCCCGAAACCTGTGCCTTCAAATCGCTAAAGTGTCCCAAGTTTTGCGGTGTAAATTGCGTATGCAAACCTAACTACGTCTATGACGAAAAGTTGCAACTTTGCATCCTAAAATCTGATTGTCCCCAGGATGTAAAGCAACAGGTCGTGGAAAGTCATCGTGTTTTTCAGTAA
- the LOC120445526 gene encoding uncharacterized protein LOC120445526, whose protein sequence is MKLIILVILFSQIILEIAAYEHKIAHRICGKNTFPDCYSYCSKGCRENPVDCVHLCKKGCGCVEGSIVRNNGGCRRVKSCGKDEDSLSAEEFVQAWWDVPVNSNADDQEAPTPDDSDEGGSDEKNSQEKPDEVMPPSLLEDAGSTPQADAL, encoded by the coding sequence ATGAAACTTATTATTTTGGTGATCCTCTTCAGCCAGATTATCCTGGAAATTGCTGCCTATGAGCACAAAATCGCACACAGGATATGTGGCAAAAACACTTTCCCAGATTGTTATTCATATTGTAGCAAGGGATGCAGGGAAAACCCAGTTGACTGCGTTCATCTCTGCAAGAAAGGATGCGGATGTGTCGAAGGCTCAATCGTGCGGAACAACGGAGGATGCAGAAGAGTAAAGAGTTGCGGCAAGGATGAGGATTCCCTATCCGCTGAAGAATTCGTACAAGCCTGGTGGGATGTCCCGGTAAATAGTAATGCAGATGATCAGGAAGCCCCAACGCCAGATGATTCGGATGAAGGCGGATCGGATGAGAAGAACAGCCAGGAAAAGCCGGATGAAGTGATGCCGCCGAGTCTTTTAGAGGACGCCGGTTCCACGCCTCAAGCAGATGCGCTTTAA